One Deltaproteobacteria bacterium DNA segment encodes these proteins:
- a CDS encoding Spy/CpxP family protein refolding chaperone: protein MKRIACQFTYPTTLAVAAAVLLAFFGLASATPSLAASHEPGMAKAGKASKTERVEVRIKELHAKLKITPAQEGLWDNVTTTMRDDATKMEALIKARSENAATRNAVDDLKSYSEITEAHAHGLKKFISVFEPLYASMSDAQKKDADKLFHHQGKGRMKAKAKAKAKAEATGK, encoded by the coding sequence ATGAAACGGATTGCCTGTCAGTTCACGTATCCAACTACACTCGCGGTTGCGGCGGCGGTGCTCCTCGCCTTTTTCGGTCTCGCCAGTGCGACTCCTTCTCTCGCGGCCTCGCACGAGCCAGGCATGGCGAAGGCTGGCAAGGCCTCGAAGACCGAGCGTGTCGAGGTACGCATCAAAGAGCTTCATGCCAAGCTCAAGATCACCCCGGCACAGGAAGGGCTATGGGATAACGTCACCACGACCATGCGGGACGATGCGACCAAGATGGAAGCGCTCATCAAGGCAAGGTCGGAAAATGCAGCTACCAGGAACGCTGTCGACGATCTTAAATCCTATAGCGAAATTACCGAGGCACATGCACATGGCCTCAAGAAATTCATCTCGGTCTTCGAGCCTCTCTATGCCAGCATGTCGGACGCCCAGAAGAAGGATGCCGATAAGTTATTCCACCATCAAGGCAAAGGCCGCATGAAGGCAAAGGCTAAGGCAAAGGCAAAGGCAGAGGCAACGGGCAAATGA
- a CDS encoding stage II sporulation protein M: MNLAGMFDRTIKPYILILTLIFAASFLAGTIAPASIRQQMTEMVQAVVGNYRGLAGGMLFFNILLQNVMASIFVLISGVIVGIIPIFAIGSNGFGLGVLYRQAVAVSGYSKAALKVLPYGVFEIPALLIAASYGLWLGVTVVRRMRGKESTLLRSHIEHAFRRYFAVVFPLLVIAAAIETALILGLQ; the protein is encoded by the coding sequence TTGAATCTCGCGGGGATGTTCGACCGGACCATAAAACCGTACATCCTGATTCTGACCCTGATCTTCGCCGCCTCTTTTCTGGCTGGAACCATCGCCCCCGCGTCGATCAGGCAGCAAATGACCGAGATGGTCCAAGCTGTTGTAGGCAACTATCGGGGGCTTGCCGGGGGGATGCTCTTCTTCAATATCCTCCTCCAGAATGTGATGGCGTCGATATTCGTGCTCATCTCCGGCGTGATCGTGGGGATCATCCCGATATTCGCCATCGGTTCCAATGGGTTTGGCCTGGGTGTGCTGTACCGCCAGGCAGTCGCGGTGTCTGGTTACTCGAAGGCGGCGCTTAAGGTTTTGCCGTATGGAGTATTCGAGATACCAGCGCTTCTTATTGCGGCCTCCTACGGCCTGTGGCTCGGCGTGACGGTCGTCCGGAGGATGCGGGGGAAGGAATCCACCCTCCTCAGATCCCACATAGAGCATGCTTTCCGGCGGTACTTCGCTGTCGTGTTCCCTCTCCTGGTCATCGCAGCGGCGATCGAGACGGCCCTCATCCTCGGGTTGCAGTAG